One segment of Nostoc piscinale CENA21 DNA contains the following:
- a CDS encoding ATP-binding protein, which produces MSNFNFDKLTDDEWAAIAQEQADDTGSQLMVVGGVVAGLAVAAATAIPPAGLLVTGWLWYEAWKRTADANRQDEAIDAGLIAHVLKKERLQHFSQQYGTEVAAAQIERAIDLGLPVSPDAEDLLDNAPIVAAPALPASASTEWVQNLVKQTALIWGNQGGGKSWLCRHVVKLKKEAGYRVIVCDPDSNRSEWQGVESYHAWEDIEAQIRFYVEELERRLAEFNNSNKSEDEWRAGLQPIALIIEEATTYCDFIEDKKLLEKFGKLALTKSRKQEMPLTVIAHNNTQSCLFGIKGLYNLVIKMLQVQCLAEVDKTTLQPRSTGQALVKLDSSNEWIPVALPKIESKITQF; this is translated from the coding sequence ATGTCTAACTTCAACTTTGATAAATTAACTGATGACGAATGGGCAGCGATCGCACAAGAGCAGGCTGATGACACTGGGTCACAACTAATGGTAGTTGGTGGTGTTGTAGCTGGACTTGCTGTTGCTGCTGCGACCGCCATTCCCCCGGCTGGACTATTAGTCACCGGGTGGCTATGGTATGAAGCTTGGAAACGTACTGCTGATGCAAACCGCCAAGATGAAGCTATTGATGCGGGATTAATAGCTCACGTATTGAAAAAGGAGAGGCTGCAACATTTCAGTCAACAGTATGGTACAGAAGTAGCAGCAGCGCAAATTGAACGTGCTATTGATCTAGGACTACCTGTTTCCCCAGACGCAGAGGATTTACTAGATAATGCACCGATAGTTGCCGCCCCGGCGCTACCAGCTTCAGCAAGCACTGAGTGGGTGCAGAACTTAGTTAAACAAACCGCGCTTATATGGGGAAATCAGGGTGGTGGTAAATCTTGGTTATGTCGCCATGTTGTGAAGCTGAAGAAAGAAGCAGGTTATAGAGTTATAGTCTGTGATCCAGACTCTAACCGAAGTGAGTGGCAGGGTGTAGAATCCTACCATGCCTGGGAAGACATCGAAGCACAAATTCGTTTCTATGTTGAGGAATTGGAGCGCCGCCTGGCTGAATTTAATAATAGTAATAAATCTGAAGATGAGTGGCGCGCCGGGCTGCAACCGATAGCACTCATCATTGAAGAAGCAACAACCTATTGTGACTTCATCGAAGATAAAAAACTATTAGAGAAATTTGGTAAGCTGGCCCTAACAAAATCCCGCAAACAAGAGATGCCTTTAACTGTGATCGCTCACAATAACACGCAAAGCTGCTTGTTTGGCATCAAAGGACTGTACAACCTTGTTATTAAAATGCTGCAAGTGCAATGTTTGGCTGAGGTAGATAAAACAACCCTTCAACCAAGGTCTACTGGACAAGCCCTAGTAAAGCTTGATAGCAGTAATGAGTGGATACCTGTAGCCCTGCCTAAGATTGAAAGCAAGATTACCCAGTTCTAA